Genomic window (Alnus glutinosa chromosome 9, dhAlnGlut1.1, whole genome shotgun sequence):
TGCCAACATTCGAACATCTTCGGCCATCATTTATAATACAATTGACTGCCTTGAAAATTCATCAATGGCAAAGATCCAACAGCAATGTCAAGTTCCAATCTTCCCAATAGGCCCAATGCATAGGATTGCCTCGGCCACTTCTAGTAGCTTATTGGAAGAGGACACTAGCTGCTTGGCATGGCTTGATAAGCAAAGTTTTAATACAGTCATTTATGTAAGCTTAGGAAGCTCGGCATTCATGGACGTCAAAGAGTTGGTTGAGATGGCTTGGGGGCTAGTGAATAGCCAGCAACCTTTCTTGTGGGTGGTTCGACCAGGCTTAGTTCCTGGTGCAGAATGGAATGACATACTGCCTCAAAGTTTTAAAGAAAACATTGGCAAGAGGGGTTACATTGTGAAATGGGCACCTCAAAAGGAAGTTTTGGCGCATGATGCAGTGGGAGGGTTTTTGAGTCATTGTGGATGGAATTCAACGTTAGAGAGTATTTGCGAAGGAGTTCCAATGATATGCCGGCCATGTTATGGGGATCAAGGAGTAAATGCAAGGTATGTGAGCCATATATGGAGAGTTGGCCTGGAATATGAGAATAAATTTGAGAGAGGTGAGATAGAGAGAGCTATAAGAAGACTTATGGTGGATGACGAAGGGAAAAAGATGCGAAAGAGGGGCAAAGATTTAAAAGAAAGAGTTGAACTTTGCACTAGAGAAGGTGGTTCATCTAACAATTCCTTGATCGAGCTAATAAAGATGATcatgtcattttaattttgCATATGCTTTGattaaaacattttcttttttcttattggAGGGATCATATTTCTTGTCCATATACAgaatttccaaaaaataaaaataaagaaatcccatagttgtcatttatatatatttttttaagtggttgaTATTGtaaaccacttaaaacacgtcatatTAGCTTGTATGAAATGGATGTGATAAATGGGTACGATGACTCGAAGagtattgttatttttgttagaatatattctaaataaattctgtctcttttctctctcttacttcAACTACTATTccgcttttattctattttagatttatatacaaatctcaacatggtattagagctactTTCATGTGGACACCTATGTTTCCTCTAAAATTtctgctgaaaaaaaaaaaaaagaaaaaaagaaaaagaaaaagagaaaagggtaAATCTCTTTTCACAGCCGTTCATCCACTGTTCTGCCGGGCATCCTTTCCTGCAACTTTGGCATCAAGTAGTTATGCTTTTGCATTGTATTCCTCTTCTTTAGATCCAAATCCTATTCATGTGCCATCTCCAGAATCGAGATACTCAAGCACTGATTGGTGGCTACTCTAGAATTTGTTGATTCCAGTGGTTTCATGGCGTCTTAGGCGAATTCCCATCCAATTTGTGGTGTTTAATAGTGGTTTTAGTTGTTTCTAGTTGCTTGACATGGTTTGATAAATAAAGTTGTAACTCAGACATTTATGTAAGCTTGGGAAGCTAGGCATTTATGGACGTCAAAGAGCTAGTTGAAATGGCTTAGGGGCTAGTGAATAGCCAACTACCTTTCTTATGGGTGGTTCGGCCAAGCTTAGTTCTTGGTGCAAAATGGAATGAGATACTGCCCCAAGGTTTCAAAGAGAACATTGGCAAGAGGGGTTACATTGTGAAATTGGCACTCCAAAAGGAAGTTTTGGCACATGGTACAGTAGGACGGTTTCTGAGCCATTGTGGATGGATTCAACGCTGTAAAGTATTTACGAATGAGTTTCAGTGATATACAGTCCGTGTTACTGGGATCAAGGAGTGAATGCAAGATATGTAAGCCATATATAAAGAGTAGGCCTGGAATATGAGAGCAAGTTGGAGAGAAGTGAGATAGAGAAATCTATAAGAATACTTATGGTGGATGAAGATGGGAAAGAGACGAAGAAGAGgggaaaaaatttgaaagaaagagCCAAACTTTGCACTAGAAAAGGTGGTTCTTCCAACAATTCTTTGAACGAGCTAATAAAGATGATAATGTCattttaatttcacatatgatttgataaatttttttttcttgttctattGGAGGAATCTTATTTCACGTACGTGGATACggaagtttcaaaaaaaaaaaaaaaaatcccatagtTAATCAAAAATCGAAGCCATTAAGCAGGCCCGGCTTAGTACTATAATGGAGCCTCGTACGTGGATTCATGGGCCTAACTGGATATTACAGTAAGTTTGGTAAGCGACTAGCGTATTAATGCTCGCCCACACACAACCCTCTTGAGAAATGGACAAATTTCTCTGGAATGAAGAAGCAGAGAAAGAGAGCATTCAAGCAGCTCAATAATGCCATGATCACTACCCGAATACAAGAGATTAATTAAACTTGGTTTATGAGCTTTAAACATTCCTTCTATAAGAGTAATGGCACAAGTTaaaatgacatgttttaagtagttattatttatatatatttttttaagtgttttgataTTGTAAACCATTTAAAACATGTCATATCAACCTGTATAACATAGATGTAATAAGTTGATTCAAAGTCTAGATAAGTATCGTTATTTTGCTGTTAAAGGTGCTCCTATGTATGGCTGtaagaactaataataatcgaaagagagataaaagaaagaaaggaaatatAGATTTTAGGTGGTTCGGCTTATGGCCTACATTCACACGtcaaaatcttttcttttgctACATATTTCCTTgatatatttgattgtatacaagactttatttatagagaaatagtaTGAACGTTTACAAGTCTgttctacttctacattaacatcaataaatctaatttatcatattgtaactcttgtctcttgaatttttgtaattcttgttTCATAagtgcttgtaactcttgtcttaaTACGCCCCCGCAAACCCAATGGTAGATCACAGACGTTGAGGTTTGCTTGAACATCAAAgggctaaaaaaataaagaaaaaaaaaaaaaaaaaaaaaaaaaggctactATGACTTGAATTAGAATATCAGTTTCTATGACCAAAACTTGGATTTTAGCAACTCTGGTCGGCATCGACTACTATGGTCGGGACTTGGACATCGATGATTTTGGCCGGAATTTGGACATCGGCAGCTTTGACCGGAAGTGGCTACTATGGCCAGAATTTGGCCAACTATGGGCATGAAACctttttggacaattttttttctttaacaagaGATAATTGGGTGGTGTTATTTGCTAGTAGAGGAAACAATGGCAATACGACATCTCATCCTGACAAAGAGAGAGACTCACGTGGGTGTGGGAAGAAGAATAGCTCGGGTACAGGATGAGGAAacccaataaaaacaaaaattggcaCACGATGGATATTTGTAggcattttgattttggttatttgaaaatgcaaaagcATGAGtgaacaaacaaaaacaaaaattggcaTAGGATAGAATATTAGCATTAGCCTATAACTCTAATACCATGTAAGaactaataattatttaaagagAGATAAAGGAAATAGAGATAAACACAGATtttaggtggttcggcctatgacctacatctacacgttaaagcattttcttttgctacatctttccttaatatatttgattgtacacaagactctatttatagagaaatagtaTGAACGTTTACAAGTCTCTTCTActtttacattaacaacaattaataaatctaatttattatcttgtaactcttgtctcttaagtttttgtaattcttgtctcttgagtatttgtaactcttgtcttaaTAATGGCTAAGGGTCATATGTTAGGACTATTAAGAACTTAGAAAAGAAATTAGGTGCCGTTTCCCAGCCAAGATTTCCAAAACGGCAAGCATCCAAAAATCTCGGTTATAATTACAACCAAAACCACAAGGGCGCCAGCCGCCAGCAGCCGCCAGGCAAAAGGTATCAAACAAGAGACACAACTTTCTTTACGGTTTTTCCAGTCAAGCGTTGGCCGTGGCATCAATGTGATTGATTACTCCACTAGTTAGTCCAACTAATAAACCTTCGTCATTGCACACGCATGTGACATGTCTATGATTGTCTTCGATCAATTTAAAGGTGCAAAGACTTTGTTTGCGATGTGTTGTgtctgagagagagacagagagagagagagagagagagatggaaaagGAAGGAAAGAGACGGCTCCGGGTGGTGCTAGTGCCATGCCCGTTCCAAGGCCACCTAAACCCAATGCTTCAATTGGGCAGCATCCTCCACTCCAATGGCTTCTCCATCACTGTCGTTCACGCCCAATACAACTCCCCCAACCCTTCAAACCACCCGGATTTCAGCTTTCTTTCCTTACCAGATACCTCATCTGACCCCAACATCTTAGCTTGCGGGTTAATAGCTTTTATATTTCACCTTAATGCCGTTTGCAAAGCTCGTTTCCGAGAATGCTTGGCTGAAGTGGGCTCCGACGATGGAATCGCCTGCATTATCTATGATGAGTTCATGTACTTCTCTGAAGAAACGGCAAAGGATCTGAATCTTCCAAGTATCATCTTACGCACAGCTAGTGCTTCCACTTTTCTTACCCGTACTGCCCTTTTCAACCTAAAGGCAGAAGGCCACATTCCCTTCCCTGGTATATTATCATCTATGTTTGATTTTCAacatataaaaaagtaaaataacgtacatagtctctctctttctctctctctctctctgtctctccccgCACAAATTATATATCTTCTTAGTGTTAAATGATCTTAACTCGTCAAACTAATAGCTTAAACCTTTATGCGTTACAGAATCTAGGTCGCGGGATCCAGTTCCGGAGCTGTATCCACTCAGGTTCAAGGATCTACCTCTCACTGTTCTTGGAAAATTAGATCAGTATTTGCAACTATTGAGTAAAGCTTCCAACATTGGAACATCTTCGGCCGTCATTTACAATACAATTGATTGCCTtgaaaaatcatcattggaaaAGATCCAACAGCAATGTCAAGTTCCAATCTTCCCAATAGGCCCTATGCATAGGATTGCATCGGCCTCCTCTGGTAGCTTATTGGAAGAGGATACTAGCTGCTTGACATGGCTTGATGAGCAAAGTTGTAACTCGGTCATTTATGTAAGCTTGGGAAGCACCTCATTCATGGACACCAAAGATCTTGTTGAGATGGCTTGGGGGCTAGCAAACAGCCAGCAACCTTTCTTGTGGGTGGTTCGACCAGGCTCAGTTCGTGGTGCAGAATGGATTGAGGTATTGCCTGAAGGTTTCAAAGAAAATATTGGCGAAAGGGGTTACATTGTGAAATGAGCACCCCAAAAGAAAGTTCTAGCGCACGATGCAGTGAGAGGGTTTTTGAGTCATTGTGGATGGAATTCAACGCTAGAAAGCATTTGCGATGGAATTCCAATGATTTGCAAACCACGTTCCGGAGACCAAAAAGTGAATGCAAGGTATGTGAGCTACATATGGAGGGTAGGTCTGGAATTGGAGAGTACTTGGGAGAGAGGTGAGATAGAGAGAGCTGTAAGAAGACTTTTGATGGAAGAAGACGGGAAGGAGATTCAAAAGAGGGCAAAGAATTTGAAGGAGAGATTTGAACTTTGCATCAGAGAAGGTGGTTCTTCCAACAATTCATTGAAAAAGCTAATAGACATGATCATGTCATTTTAATTGCAAAGATGCTTTGATATAAGAAAGAGAATGCAAAGATGATTTGataaatactttttttcttttctttttttcctttcaattgaTGGATGCATGCATTTAGTTATATTATGTGTGTGGATTCTAATTAT
Coding sequences:
- the LOC133877087 gene encoding UDP-glycosyltransferase 76E2-like, producing the protein MEKEGNRRLRVVLVPGPFQGHLNPMLQLGSILHSNGFSITVVHTQYNSPNPSSHPDFSFLALPDSSSIFTGESFIPFALQLNVNCKAPFQECLAQVMRQQGLDDGIACVIYDEIMYFSEAAAKDLKLPSIVLRTGCAALSLAGHAIFQLKAEGHIPFPESRSKDPILDLYPLRFKDLPIMEKLENFMQLLSKVANIRTSSAIIYNTIDCLENSSMAKIQQQCQVPIFPIGPMHRIASATSSSLLEEDTSCLAWLDKQSFNTVIYVSLGSSAFMDVKELVEMAWGLVNSQQPFLWVVRPGLVPGAEWNDILPQSFKENIGKRGYIVKWAPQKEVLAHDAVGGFLSHCGWNSTLESICEGVPMICRPCYGDQGVNARYVSHIWRVGLEYENKFERGEIERAIRRLMVDDEGKKMRKRGKDLKERVELCTREGGSSNNSLIELIKMIMSF